TTATATTTCATATCCTGCTCTTCAAAGCGTAACCCGCCGACCAAATTTATTCGTTGCGTCAAAAAATAACTGGCCTGTCCAAAAACAGCATAGGAATTGCCATTAGTTTCACGATCTCTTGTAACCGTCCCGCTCAAGGTTTTTTTTAACCTGCTTTCAATATGATCATCATCAAAATATAGGCCGGCAATCCATTTGAGCTTTCCGATGCCGGCGTTTAAACGCAACTCTTGGGAGATTGTGCAATTTTCATCTTCCGAGGCTGTTTCCATCATTTCTGCGCTGGAAAAACCCCAGTCATCAGAAGTCTTGCTTGTGAACTTCTTTCTGGCGGTAATGGAGGTCAATGTATAGGTTTCATTGATATCATATACTACTTTAAGCGCCTGCATATCGCTGTCCGTATCCCGATACAGGTCAACATTTTTCCCATATTTCCTGTCTTGGGGTGCTGCAAGGCCAAGAGATGCAGCACCTTCCAGGGATAAATTCATCCTGGCCCCGCCATCATCGCGGGAAAGCCTTGAGACGATCAACGAAATATCCAGATTATCCAGAGGCGTCCACCGCAGCTTCCCCCTGCCGAACCAATGTTCCCTGTCATCCAGGGTGTCTCCGGTAGCGATATCTTCGATATAACCGTCTTTCTGCTCATACTCCCCGGCTATACTGAAAAAGAGTTTATCCTTCTGCAACGGACCGCTCAGGCTTGCCATCCCCTTATATTTGCTATCTTCCGCCAGTTCCGTGGAAATTTTTCCTCTAAAGGTATTGTCCGGCTGCCGGGTAATAATATTAATGACGCCCGCTTCGGTATTTTTTCCATACAAGGTTCCCTGGGGACCACGCAAGACTTCGATACGTTCGATATCAACAAAGCCTGCTCCAAATCCGAAGCTTGACAAGGTTGGGACCCCGTCTACATATAGGCCCACGGCAGTAGAATTTTCAGAAGTACCTGATGCGGAAACCCCTCGCATGATTGGTTGCCCCCTCATTTCTATACCCGTTTCGTATATCATAAGATTGGGGACATAATCGGCCAGTTCCGCTACGGATTCGATCTTAATATCCTCAATGGCCTGATCATCAAATGCGGTCACCCCCATCGACACATCCTGAACATCTTCTTCTTGTTTTTGGGCCGTGACCGTCATTGTTTCCAGGCTGGTTGCCTCCTGTTCTTCAGCTATTGCTGATACTGCAGTATTGCAAATCATCAATAGACCTCCCAGTATCCAACAACTCAAATGTTTCATATACTCTCCTGTTTCATTTCCCATTTTTAAGATAGCAACTTATTTAGGTGCGATTAAAAAAATTAAAAACGGCGTAAAAGTAAATGAAAACCATAAATTTTGCTAACACCTGTGCCTCTTTTTTTGACGCTGAAAATTCAAAAAGGAGGTTAACGGCGTGCGGGGGTGTGCAGTAACGTGCCGGGGGCTACCCCAAACATGGCTTTAAAGGCTTTTGCAAAATAACTCTGGTTGGCGTAACCGACATGCAATGCCGCTTCCGTGACATTCACCTCTCCACTTTGCAGAAGCTGTCTGGCCGTTTGGAGGCGGTGGTTGCGCAGGTATTCAAATAGGGATACCCCGTAAACCCGGAAAAAACAGCGTTGTAATTTGCTGCGGCTCAATCCCACGGCACGTGCCAATTCCATGGTATCCGGCGGATTTTCCATGTTGTTTACCAAAATTTCGGCGACATGAATGACCCGGTCATAATCAGCGCGTTTTACTTTAAAGTGCTGGCAACCATCGGAAGGGTGA
The DNA window shown above is from uncultured Desulfobacter sp. and carries:
- a CDS encoding TonB-dependent receptor, producing MICNTAVSAIAEEQEATSLETMTVTAQKQEEDVQDVSMGVTAFDDQAIEDIKIESVAELADYVPNLMIYETGIEMRGQPIMRGVSASGTSENSTAVGLYVDGVPTLSSFGFGAGFVDIERIEVLRGPQGTLYGKNTEAGVINIITRQPDNTFRGKISTELAEDSKYKGMASLSGPLQKDKLFFSIAGEYEQKDGYIEDIATGDTLDDREHWFGRGKLRWTPLDNLDISLIVSRLSRDDGGARMNLSLEGAASLGLAAPQDRKYGKNVDLYRDTDSDMQALKVVYDINETYTLTSITARKKFTSKTSDDWGFSSAEMMETASEDENCTISQELRLNAGIGKLKWIAGLYFDDDHIESRLKKTLSGTVTRDRETNGNSYAVFGQASYFLTQRINLVGGLRFEEQDMKYKNYLMDTSGDDSWNDISPKAALEYHITPDIMSYVSISKGYRSGGFNQQTENEQYASYDEETLWSYELGVKSAFFDRRLIVNGAVYYMDINNMQVSEAVSPSETYITNAAEATATGAELEITARIAQGLTLTAGFGYCDITFDEYQDQLGDYGGNHNTFAPDYTFNLGAQYRHAGGMYARVDLLGYGKIYFDKANEYSRAPYELVNLKIGYEREHFDVYLYGKNIFDKEYDSVGWYNGFYTVYSDPREIGLQLTYRF